One part of the Coprobacter tertius genome encodes these proteins:
- the secE gene encoding preprotein translocase subunit SecE, producing MKNILANIKESYNELVYKVSWPTKSELSNSAVVVMFASLIIALVIFAMDQCFEHIMRFLYSKIF from the coding sequence ATGAAAAATATACTTGCAAATATCAAAGAGTCTTATAACGAATTAGTTTATAAGGTATCTTGGCCTACTAAGTCCGAGCTGAGTAATAGTGCTGTAGTTGTTATGTTTGCTTCCCTGATTATAGCGCTCGTTATTTTTGCGATGGACCAATGTTTTGAGCATATTATGCGTTTCCTGTATAGCAAAATTTTCTAA
- the rplK gene encoding 50S ribosomal protein L11 — translation MAKEIAGQIKLQIKGGAANPSPPVGPALGSKGINIMEFCKQFNARTQDKAGKVLPVVITYYSDKTFDFIVKTPPVAIQLLEATKQKSGSAEPNRKKVASITWDQVKAIAEDKMVDLNCFTLKSAMTMVAGTARSMGITVSGEFPDNN, via the coding sequence ATGGCTAAAGAAATTGCTGGACAGATCAAATTACAGATTAAAGGAGGTGCAGCAAACCCATCTCCCCCTGTAGGACCGGCTCTCGGTTCGAAAGGGATTAATATTATGGAGTTTTGCAAGCAATTCAATGCCCGTACTCAAGACAAAGCCGGAAAAGTATTGCCTGTTGTAATTACTTATTACAGCGACAAAACTTTTGATTTTATCGTTAAGACTCCTCCCGTAGCTATTCAGCTTTTAGAAGCTACTAAGCAGAAAAGCGGATCGGCAGAGCCTAACCGTAAAAAGGTGGCTTCGATTACTTGGGATCAGGTAAAAGCGATTGCCGAAGACAAAATGGTCGATTTGAACTGTTTTACATTGAAATCAGCGATGACGATGGTCGCTGGTACAGCTAGAAGTATGGGTATAACCGTTAGTGGGGAATTCCCGGATAATAATTAA
- the rplA gene encoding 50S ribosomal protein L1: protein MGKLTKNQKLALDKIEAGKAYSLKEASQLVKDITYTKFDASVDVDVRLGVDPRKANQMVRGVVSLPHGTGKVTRVLVLCTPDQEEAAKAAGADYVGLDEYIEKIKGGWTDIDVIITMPAIMGKIGALGRVLGPRGLMPNPKSGTVTNEVAKAVKEVKQGKIDFKVDKNGIVHASVGKVSFTADQIRDNAKEFVSALIKLKPTAAKGTYIKSVYLSSTMSPGIKIEPKSVDEI, encoded by the coding sequence ATGGGTAAACTGACAAAAAATCAAAAGTTAGCTTTAGACAAAATTGAAGCAGGGAAGGCCTACTCACTGAAAGAAGCTTCGCAGTTGGTAAAAGATATTACTTATACCAAATTCGATGCTTCGGTGGATGTAGACGTACGTTTAGGCGTGGACCCACGTAAAGCTAATCAGATGGTGAGAGGCGTTGTTTCGCTTCCTCACGGTACCGGTAAAGTGACTCGGGTATTGGTACTTTGTACTCCCGATCAGGAAGAAGCCGCTAAGGCTGCCGGAGCTGACTACGTAGGCCTTGATGAATATATCGAAAAAATCAAAGGTGGTTGGACCGATATCGACGTCATCATTACGATGCCTGCTATCATGGGTAAAATTGGAGCTTTAGGTCGTGTATTAGGCCCGCGCGGTTTAATGCCTAATCCTAAGAGCGGTACGGTTACCAATGAAGTCGCTAAGGCTGTAAAAGAAGTAAAACAAGGTAAAATCGACTTTAAAGTTGATAAAAACGGTATTGTACATGCCTCTGTAGGTAAAGTATCTTTCACTGCCGATCAAATTCGCGATAACGCAAAAGAGTTTGTTTCTGCTTTGATTAAACTGAAACCGACTGCTGCTAAAGGTACATATATTAAGAGTGTTTATCTTTCAAGTACAATGAGCCCGGGTATTAAGATCGAGCCTAAATCAGTTGACGAGATTTAA
- the nusG gene encoding transcription termination/antitermination protein NusG codes for MSEVKKEWYVLRAISGKENKVKEYLDAEIKNTDLGNYVTQVLIPTEKVYSVRNGKKITKERNLYPGYVFVEAVLVGEVPHRLRNTTNVIGFLGGTTRPDPLRPSEVNRMLGAVDELEEQGEEINIPYFVGETVKVNYGPFNGFSGIIEEVNNEKKKLKVMVKIFGRKTPLELGFMQVEKE; via the coding sequence ATGTCTGAGGTAAAAAAAGAATGGTATGTATTGCGTGCCATTAGTGGTAAAGAAAACAAAGTGAAGGAATATCTTGATGCAGAAATCAAGAATACTGATCTTGGTAATTACGTAACCCAGGTTTTAATCCCCACCGAAAAGGTTTATTCTGTCAGAAACGGTAAGAAAATCACAAAAGAAAGAAATCTTTATCCCGGTTATGTCTTCGTTGAAGCAGTTCTCGTAGGAGAGGTGCCTCATCGTTTGCGTAATACGACCAATGTAATAGGTTTTTTAGGCGGTACTACACGTCCCGACCCATTGAGACCTTCTGAAGTAAATCGGATGTTGGGAGCGGTAGACGAACTCGAGGAACAGGGAGAAGAAATCAACATTCCTTATTTCGTGGGCGAAACCGTAAAGGTCAATTATGGCCCTTTTAACGGTTTTAGCGGTATCATCGAGGAGGTGAACAACGAAAAGAAGAAACTGAAAGTGATGGTCAAAATATTCGGGCGAAAAACTCCGCTCGAGTTGGGCTTTATGCAAGTAGAGAAAGAGTAA